In the Glycine max cultivar Williams 82 chromosome 6, Glycine_max_v4.0, whole genome shotgun sequence genome, gtgtacagaaaaagtttgtcatgtataataatgtagatgtacaaaggaaagttttcctcataaaggaccacaggtgtataattttgtgaatatataaaaatgaaacaaaaaggaaaaagaaagaaagatcgcgaaggtcgacatgttatagttaagaagtataaatcattcgaaaagagcaaacgtatcttctggaaacaagggactgatgctaagagtttattttccggaataaaccgagataagaatggatgaattcattgaactgatgaaagaacataacttggaaacgttgggtctgtctgtgtaaattcccaaccgtagtatcacaatgccataaacgggatgcttgagtgcccacctggctgtaaccatgactaattttgcacgttgttttcaaatcatcattgtcacgcatGCCTTATGGAatgatatggaagttcggcccgaaatcgacaccttgacacccaaatttgtttcgccccagatatcaagattggggttcccacaataaaagaccccattgagacacaaccttagacctttttgaaccttggtctataaaaaggaatcctcatcctttcccccgaagcaaaggacagcggaatctcctcaagggagagcgaatagaatgctaaaacccgatttcccaaagaaagggatggggaaggaaaagtgaaaaggaagaaaaggaagaaatggaaagaaagaaaaagaaaaagatgaaaataaagaaaagaacagaagaaaggaaagaaggattctcgatcaaagatcgaaaagaaataaaaagggaaaagaggtagttctcgatcaatgaaagaaagagaatggGAGATCTTCataccagataaattttcagcaaggtaagggactgccggcaaaggaaaacccatttttggtgtcacttcccttcagattgccattcaaggtcgttctcaactggcgatatcccaccccacctgaacaaacaggaaaagaccgaaacacccagcttcctctccaaaaaacactaccctcgagaaaattcTATTGGTCCGtaatcgtacgtttgatctttgattcgataggaagtcgtgtgaaaaatcaattcatggtgccgttatggtttgggaataggataaaacacttgcctgtgtgagttttatacacaatgagtgatttattttcagcttagcccgatgtttcccctgcatgttcatttaaaagctaaaagttgacatcctgcccttcattctcggttacaaggaagattaccctaagcacaagtatattgtttctctaagttATGGTGCTCACGCgaatgatatatttttctttcaaaaaacatgtTTGCCTTTAGgaggaaaaacccggtggaccgttcggtcctgccaacaaaccacttttttcggagccccatgaatgtcattgcctggcgctgttcatgtgtcctccaccttcgagttgggagctatgcttcataattgcctaagtgtggaccgtcaagtgcaatcctccattctccacttttttcggagccccatgaatctCATTGCCTcacgctgttcatgtgtcccccACCTTCGAgattggagctatgcttcatgattgcctaagtgtggaccctcaagtgcaatcctccattctccacttttttggagccccatgaatgtcattgcctagcgctgttcatgtgtcctccaccttcgagtttggagctatgcttcatgattgcctaagtgtggaccctcaggtgcaatcctccattctccactttttttggagccccatgaatgtcattgcctggcgctgttcatgtgtcctccaccttcgagtttggagctatgcatcatgattgcctaagtgtggaccctcaagtgcaatcctccattctccacttttttcggagccccacgaatgtcattgcctagcgcttttcatgtgtcctccaccttcgagtttggagctatgcttcatgattgcctaagtgtggaccctcaagtgcaatcctccattctccacttttttcggagccccataaatGTCATaccctagcgctgttcatgtgtcctccaccttcgagtttggagctatgcttcatgattgcctaagtgtggaccctcaagtgcaatcctccattctccacttttttcggagccccataaatGTCATaccctagcgctgttcatgtgtcctccaccttcgagtttggagctatgcttcatgattgcctaagtgtggaccctcaggtgcaatcctccattctccacttatTCGGAGCcgcatgaatgtcattgcctagcgctgttcatgtgtcctccacattcgagtttggagctatgcttcatgattgcctaagtgtggaccctcaagtgcaatccaccattctccacttttttcggagccccatgaatgtcattgcctagcgctgttcatgtgtcctccaccttcgagtttggagctatgcttcatgattgcctaagtgtggaccctcaagtgcaatcctccattctccacttttttcggagccccatgaatgtcattgcctagcgttgttcatgtgtcctccaccctcgAGTTTGGAGGTATGCTTCATGATtacctaagtgtggaccctcaagtgcaatcgtccattctccacttattcggagccccatgaatgtcattgcctagcgctgttcatgtgtcctccaacttcgagtttggagctatgcttcatgattgcctaagtgtggaccctcaagtgcaatcctcgattctccactttttccggagccccatgaatgtcattgcctagcgctgttcatgtgtcctcctctttcgagtttggagctatgcttcatgattgcctaagtgtggaccctcaagtgcaatcctcgattctccactttttccggagccccatgaatgtcattgcctagcgctgttcatgtgtcctccaccttcgagtttggagctatgcttcatgattgcctaagtgtggaccctcaggtgcaatcctccattctccactttttttggagccccatgaatgtcattgcctggcgctgttcatgtgtcctccaccttcgagtttggagctatgcatcatgattgcctaagtgtggaccctcaagtgcaatcctccattctccacttttttcggagccccacgaatgtcattgcctagcgcttttcatgtgtcctccaccttcgagtttggagctatgcttcatgattgcctaagtgtggaccctcaagtgcaatcctccattctccacttttttcggagccccataaatGTCATaccctagcgctgttcatgtgtcctccaccttcgagtttggagctatgcttcatgattgcctaagtgtggaccctcaggtgcaatcctccattctccacttatTCGGAGCcgcatgaatgtcattgcctagcgctgttcatgtgtcctccacattcgagtttggagctatgcttcatgattgcctaagtgtggaccctcaagtgcaatcctccattctccactttttttcggagccccatgaatgtcattgcctagcgctgttcatgtgtcctccaccttcgagtttggagctatgcttcatgattgcctaagtgtggaccctcaagtgcaatcctccattctccacttttttcggagccccatgaatgtcattgcctagcgttgttcatgtgtcctccaccttcgagtttggggGTATGCTTCATGATtacctaagtgtggaccctccaGTGCAATCGTCCATTCTCcacttattcggagccccatgaatgtcattgcctagcgctgttcatgtgtcctccaacttcgagtttggagctatgtttcatgatttcctaagtgtggaccctcaagtgcaatcctcccttctccacttttttcggagccccatgaatctcattgcctagcgctgttcatgtgtcctcaaccttcgagtttggagctatgcttcatgattgcctaagtgtggaccctcaagtgcaatccaccattctccacttttttcggagccccatgaatgtcattgcctagcgctgttcatgtgtcctccaccttcgagtttggagctatgcttcatgattgcctaagtgtggaccctcaagtgcaatcctccattctccacttttttcggagccccatgaatgtcattgcctagcgttgttcatgtgtcctccaccctcgAGTTTGGAGGTATGCTTCATGATtacctaagtgtggaccctcaagtgcaatcgtccattctccacttattcggagccccatgaatgtcattgcctagcgctgttcatgtgtcctccaacttcgagtttggagctatgcttcatgattgcctaagtgtggaccctcaagtgcaatcctcgattctccactttttccggagccccatgaatgtcattgcctagcgctgttcatgtgtcctcctctttcgagtttggagctatgcttcatgattgcctaagtgtggaccctcaagtgcaatctccattctccacttttttcggagccccatgaatgtcattgcctagcgctgttcatgtgtcctcctctttcgagtttggagctatgcttcatgattgcctaagtgtggaccctcaagtgcaatctccattctccactttttttggagccccatgaatgtcattgcctagcgctgttcatgtgtcctccaccttcgagtttggagctatgcttcatgattgcctaagtgtggaccctcaagtgcaatcctccattctccaatttTTTGGGAGCCCCATGAaagtcattgcctagcgctgttcatgtgtcctccaccttcgagtttggagctatgcttcatgattgcctaagtgtggaccctcaagtgcaatcctccattctccacttttttcggagccccatgaatctcattgcctagcgctgttcatgtgtcctccaccttcgagtttggagctatgcttcatgattgcctaagtgtggaccctcaagtgcaatcctccattcttcacttttttcggagccccatgaatgtcattgcctagcgctgttcatgtgtcctccacctttgagtttggagctatgcttcatgattgcctaagtgtggaccctcaagtgcaatcctccattctccaatttTTTGGGAGCCCCATGAaagtcattgcctagcgctgttcatgtgtcctccaccttcgagtttggagctatgcttcatgattgcctaagtgtggaccctcatgtgcaatcctccattctccacttttttcggagccccatgaaagtcattgcctagcgctgttcatgtgtcctccaccttcgagtttggagctatgcttcatgattgcctaagtgtggaccctcaagtgcaatcctccattctccacgtTTTTCGGAGCCcgatgaatgtcattgcctagcgctgttcatgtgtcctccacctttgagtctggagccccgcgaatgtcattgcctagcgctcttcgccaattctccattctccacctttatttggagacccatgaatgtcattgcctagcgctgttcatgtgtcctccattatcaagcgcggagcctctggttactgggaaatatgtttttctgttattttccggatcggttccttcgccaaacatgtgtatttgtgtatatgtatattatattcgttgttcttgttgttgtttgtattttgttttgtgttgtacagcaaaaaagaaggagtagagatgagaatcgtcatcacggaaagggcaggacggacgaaatcagtgtcttatctttgctttcctcttatctccgatgagaggtaagtaaagaggggcaactgtcataccctaatttcatccggggattattatttgatgatatacaacctttgattggccgcttcgagatacttggcaccctttgttgcacaatatgtgaggTCCCGAGATgtgccaaaaatcaaaaggcagtaggcttacgcgatccgtgaaaattccgtaatatgacggaaatcgaaaggaggtgtttttcacAATCCGTgggttttcgtaacttcttcaaaagctaaaaaagagtaaatacataatcggTAAGGATTcgaaccttgcggaaggaaaataaatatcgttatgaaatttgtaaagtttcgtaatgttacggaaaaggaattaccaaaaaaggtaagggggtgcatttagtaaaaaaagggggtacaaatagcaatcaggcccacttgtgccttccagattcttcctctagaaggctgttgcttctagaggaagcaaccttgctcgcctgggcgagctgggtggaaagctcctcccctattttgctataaatagggggagcagtgaagggagaaggggttcagccttcttggcacttcttattctctcgaaattgctgaggaaaattatttccgtgaagaaaatccaagccaaggcgcttccataacgtttccgtaacgtttccgtgagtaattatgcgaagattctcgaccagtcttcaacattcatcgttcgttcttcgttttcttcagtcttcaacgggtaagtacctcaaaccgagcttttcaattcattctatgtacccgtggtggtccacattttatttcatgtatttttattctcgttttcattcgcttttctatacccccttttgacgtgcttcagtcatttatttaagtcatttgtcgcctaatctaaaaataaaacaaatttccaccgatcgtttgaattgtataatccgttaatttctgttaaaatgaattctgaccgttcgatcgtgccgtaaccacgtcggaaatcaaaaaagaggtaaaataataatataataatcggaAAAAAACACCTTTTAGtagaataaagcgaaaaatcaaatcggacgttttctctttgggatttctcattcttaattgaattgactaataactaaagtgaaactaaggctaaaatcaactcgcctagtcaagctcgtccacaaaaatagggttttgaaagtttatcatttcagtttcttaccaagtaaaatggatcatttttaaggtccaacgccttaaaatgatcacctttcaagtaaaaagaatcacttgattcacgcataagaaagaacttcgtaggtctgatttcctcttcaatggagggtacgtaggagcaagagtctcgcttttgtcgacctcaaaaaaataaaaagaaataaaagttaaggtaacacaatttccacaattctaaaaaataggttgttgtcctttgagacaaatgtgagaggtgcaaataccttcctcaaacgtaaatacaactcctgaacttagaattttcattttgaccggtttccttcggttttcccgacgttttccacaaataaacgttggtggcgactccgcgcatctttcctcctttggaaagcgcacccgtgagcctcgccctcgctcgcccgcgaagggcacgttgcgacaagtGCATACATCCGTCGTTCATGATGCTTATGATGAGGGGAGCCCACGGGCCTGCAGGTGGCTTACGGGTAAGGCTCATATGACGGGGATCAAGGGAGCCCCGTATCGGAGATGTTTGGATACCCTGAGTGAGACTGATGTGTGCTGGATGCCCTATGGTGAGCACTAGGGAGTCAGGGCCTTTGACTTGATATCGTCGTACACCGGCCAGCTCAGATTGTGGTGTACGTTCGACCTAAGCGGGTTCTTCGACAGTTTGGCTACCTTCAGACGGTCCCCATGCCACCGGTTTGTGATTCTTTGACGGGTGATGATATAGATGACCGGTGGCTGCATTTTTCAGACCATTTGGTGCCTTTAGGGGAGCTCTGTGTAGTTCCTGTACAGGTGGCGCCAGactacatggagtggttttttCGGATATCGCACCCATTCGTCACGTGGACCGAGGAAACTGTTGCGCTGAGACATCCGCCTCCCCCTCATCATGAGGAGTTCGTCGAGCCACCCATCCCCGAGGTTTCAGTCGCGACCGATCTCCCTACGCATTCAGTGGTAAGCATAACTTCTGtagtttttcataatttaaatttttttaaaatgtgatacTGACTTTGTTATTTTGATTGTGACAGGTTCACTGCGAAGGATGTTAGGGGATGGTTCAGGATTTAGGAGCGATTGCTGAGGATTTGGAGCGGGTCATCAACCTCGGGATGGTCATTGAGGGCACTGACTTACATGACATCATGACTCGTTGTCTGAGGAGAGCTAGAGGTGACGCTGCAGATGGAAGTCTTAGGCCGCGCCAGAGACGCCGCATAGATtaggatttatatttttattgtacttgaattattaatttttgtatttgtttatgtatGTCATAAAACACATTTACTTACAtcatttatgatttttgtttgtctctctataaatatatggtttgaaatttaaatataaaccaCACACATGAGTCACATTTATAATggtatttgaatatataaaataaagaagataaaataatttgtaatttaaatgttaaaatttataactattctgaaattatatattttaaccatatatatatgtacagtaaagaataaaaaaaattggttttgtgCCTTTTAGAAACATGCCTAAGTACCCCTGTTCGggcttttttttaaattatgtgggagCCGCTTGAGACTGTCTAGGGCTGCTATTTGGCATATTTGCACGTCaaggaacccaaaaaaaaaaataaaagcagtgCCCCGTTCCATTGAATCGCACCTCAAACGGaggcaccaaaaataaaaaaagttggttTTCGGCCTATTAGAAACATATAACTAGCATTCAGTTCAACACAAATATAACAATTTGACACACTAACACTTGTTCACGGAACAATTCATTAATTACATGAACATAAATCCAATGTACATATAGATACATAAATATTACAAGTTCAGTGTCCGCTTAGGTCTACATGCgttttattaattgttattagGCTTAAGTATTGCAGCATTCTACCTACATATTCAGTTGGCCATTGTTTTGCCTCCGGATACGCATTGCTTGACCACAACAACGCGATAGGCGGTAAGGGACAACGATCTTTCAGATAAACCTGTTGTAAgtgaaattacaataataagttaaacaaacaaaccaacacattcaataattgaaattatttgagtaaacaaattttcaatggacctgaacaaaatgactAGTAAACACATGACCGACGCATATTATGCGGTGCGCAGCAGAATCGGCCGGTGGTCGACTTCTGAGAGGAAAAAATGTGAAGCTCTGTTGTCGTGACAAtgatacaaggattacattatatCTTGACGCAATTACATATCCCATatccgttatatccatccattTGTCCATACTAACCTAAATCACATAACAAATACACGTGTCAGTCATGTAAACATTACTTATgtaaataaaaagcataaaacacaTACATTGGATAACCCATCCACGTGTAGGGACAACCTCAACTGTTCATATCTCTCCGTGCCACCAAAGATCTTTATGTAGTCTTGCGACcatttgccaagttctttaatcaattcattacgCATCATGGCCCAACACTTTTCTCCCATACCTAACAAAGTGGAAACTGACCGATATCCACAATTACCATCTGCTTTCACATCAACAACATCCTCAATGAAACCATGCATAAATGGcggaaattgatccaacatgggGATCATCCTTGCTGGCTTCGGTGGTGCAAAAGATGATGCTTTGTTGATCCTTGCCAAGTGTTGCTGTTTTGAACCGAATGATAAGCATCAACAAACTCCCAATAAGATAGATCACGCTTTGTTGATCTTTCGCTTCTTTTCAATTACCTTTTTTGGGGCACCTTTCGTCTTAACCTTTgttggaggaggacacatagagGTCTCATCGGGAAACGCAAATTCTCGGAGTTTACTCTTGAAAGTAACTTTCCCGCAAACATCAAGTTCCTCAAATCTTTTATGTATTCTATTAATCTCTTCCTTGATTCTCACTTCGGCATCACATAGCCCCTGGTCTGAAAAATTAAGTCTCCTCCAGTACATATGGACTGCATCCAGTGGGATGCTGCCACCCTCATACCTTTGTTGCTcgcatgcacaaggaagacctaGCGTGGTTCTCAAGACACACCCACAAGAAGACAGATTGTCTTTCAATTGATGTACACGCTCAAACTCAACCgaaatttcatttaaagcgtTCCTTGACACCATTCccagaagcctcttgtataaggttttcttAAAAACATGACCAACGACATGCgtacttgtttcaaatgatgctCTAATTTCAGTGTGCTGCAACATCATCATGTTTTTCattgcatcccaaacactacagaGGTCTCCAACGCTATTCTGTAATATCCTTTTCAAAGACCAATGAGCAGATttaaccctacatttaaaacacacaacagagaagacaaattaataacaataatgttccaaacaatcattaaaagaaacttgactaaaataataaaacatttaaatacctatttgttgttgtgttgcctaggtgcatcaccttattcatCCAGGCCAAGATAAATTTCTCCTTGTGTGGGACAATCCATGTCTCACATACGTAGTCAATGAACATTGGCCACGAGGAACATGCTACTTGAAACCTTTGAAGGTGCTCAGGGAACTCCTGTTCCGAAGGACAATCTACCAGGTTACCCCAGctatccattacatagtcccaaGCATTCTTCTAACCAACTAGCGATTTACATTTTTCCTTCACATTCTTGTCTatgtgaaacctgcacaacaaattctTACACTCCGGAAACACAACTTTCACAACATTCATCAGGGCTAGGTCTCTGTCTGTGACAATAACAACAGGAAGGCGatcgtttcttaaaaaaaggcCTCGAAACCGTTCCAATGCCCATACAAGATTGTTCACGCGCTCACCCTCCAGATAagcaaacccagcagagaaaGTCATTCCGGTTGGTGTCACCCCCACAATGTCAAGCAATGGGAGcctgtacctatttgttttgtaggtactgtctatcaAAAAAACAAGATGACATGCGTTACATAACTTAACTGcttctgggtgacaccaaaacaaatCACGCACcacatcttcatcctttaatctatgccaatgaatgtattggtCACGTTCAAGGAGCCTCATTAGGTGTTGCATTTCATTGTCATCTCCTCtgattgaagaacgatatgcacttcttgcattgtagatttgtttgattgtggtgCAACTGTTGCtgttgtgctccttcaacgttagcaggatgtttcttggtttcaGATTCAacttcgtcatatcagcaatgATATTCTTCTCATCATCTGTCAATCTCCcagcatatggatgtccaactaaggtctTCGCCAATTCATGGTTGTGAATCCCACATATCAGCTTCACCGCCCAACCTTCACCTCCATGCACTGGTTTTCCACAAATCTTAAATGGACAACAACATTTTCTAGTACGTGTGTCTCTTCTAACATATTCTTTCTTTCTACCCTTGTACTAACcgctcctttcacacccaattaacacaaagGAAGTTCTTCCTCTGCTGCCAGTATATGTATCAGACCTCATAATTACTGCAACGAAaccattttcatgggcaaccgTTCGAGCCCACTTCAAAACATCTTCTCGGGTTGCAAAGACCTAGGACACAACcacaacatattaatttttacacaaaTCATACATTAGACCAAACAATTAAAACTGATCGACATgattacctgagaagtattaaaagcatctgaacaatcaacatgtgcttcattcacaccacaatcttcttcatcttgaaaatccatatcaacttcttcggACATCACACTGTAATATgcccattgatcttcgtccatcttaattcAAAGTATAACTATCACCTGATTCAGCATTCAACTAAATAATTTGAACAATATAGcaacccaaaaaaatttacaaactaTGAATATCAAACTAATTCAACATTTGACAACctcacacaaatatttaatctACATATACATAACcaaattcaacttttaattacataatttcaaaattataacctACAAAGctcatttaaccaaaaaatacttcaacctagacaaaaaaatcaacaattcaaccaacaaatatatttttatgtttcacataaattacaaatagaattaaccaaaataacattcaaaataatcttaaaacaaaaaaatcataaaacgaATTACTCCACGGAAGAAGCATTCTTCCACTGTTGATATCACAACTGCGGAAGACTGTTTCTTCCGTGAGTGCTCGTGGAAAATGTCTTCCGTGAGTCTCCACGGAAGAAGCCGTCTTCCGCAATTGCAATGTCAACAGCGGAAGACTGCTTCTTCCGTGGAGTCTCGCGGAAGACGTCTTCCGCCAGACTCCATGGAAGAAGCAGTCTTCCGCAGGTGTAATTTCAACAACGGAAGAAAACTTCTTCCGTGGAGTCTCGCGGAAGACGTCTTCCGCGAGACTCCATGGAAGAAGTTTTTTTCTTCCGCAGTTGTAATGTCTTCACCGGAAGAAATTTTTTTGCGTCGAATCTGAAACGCTTACACCATTCTACTACCAAAAATAAACAATCAACCATAGAAAAGCAGCTACGTACCTTAGTTGACAAATATCACACCAAAGCAGAGCACAAGCACAACCAGCACTGACAAAAATCGCACAGCACAAGCACCATAATGGAGAAAACGCACTAGAATGGAGAAAACGCAggagagagaaagcaaaaaggaagaatgaaaaaaaacaaatttttataaaagaaaaacgtATAGGGGCATTTTGGGTTGTTTAAAAATTGCTGGGTGCCCCTAGCAATTGCCTAACTTGGGACAGCTGCAACAACTTCTTATGATGGACCTATATGACAGATCGATTGATGTTGAGGATCCCTTGTCGGCATTCCAATCCACAATGTCTTGTCGCAGAGTGAACGAATTATAGATGTGAAAAGATTTCCCGCTATCATTTAAACAAGAAGCACTGAAGTGGTTTCAGTCTTTACCGAGAAGTTTCATTGGTTCATAGGGAGATCTGAAGggaaaatttcatttttccttcgCTACTAGCAAGGCAAGGCATACGACTAAAGAAGATCTAAAGAAGACCAGAAAAGGAAGGCAAGAACctcaaaaaggaagaaaaatacaTTAACTATGAGAATGTATTAGAAGCTAGGAAAAAACTATAATGAGAATCCAAGAAGGGAGGACAAACTGATAAGTGtccaattttagttatttttagatttaaattgcTAGCACTTATCCTTTGATTGTAATAGTTATCTTATAAACTACCTTTAActctagttatatatatatatatatatatatatatatatatatatatatatatatatatatatatatatatatatatatatatatatattgtacattacTAATGTTgattaaatatgaaagattctttcatgattttgtaggttttgatggttgtttgttagattCATAAATAAAGACAAAAGGAAG is a window encoding:
- the LOC102664307 gene encoding uncharacterized protein; this translates as MDEDQWAYYSVMSEEVFATREDVLKWARTVAHENGFVAVIMRSDTYTGSRGRTSFVLIGCERSVHGGEGWAVKLICGIHNHELAKTLVGHPYAGRLTDDEKNIIADMTKLNLKPRNILLTLKEHNSNNSTYKTNRYRLPLLDIVGVTPTGMTFSAGFAYLEGERVNNLVWALERFRGLFLRNDRLPVVIVTDRDLALMNVVKVVFPECKNLLCRVKSAHWSLKRILQNSVGDLCSVWDAMKNMMMLQHTEIRASFETSTHVVGHVFKKTLYKRLLGMVSRNALNEISVEFERVHQLKDNLSSCGCVLRTTLGLPCACEQQRYEGGSIPLDAVHMYWRRLNFSDQGLCDAEVRIKEEINRIHKRFEELDVCGKVTFKSKLREFAFPDETSMCPPPTKVKTKGAPKKQHLARINKASSFAPPKPARMIPMLDQFPPFMHGFIEDVVDVKADGNCGYRSVSTLLGMGEKCWAMMRNELIKELGKWSQDYIKIFGGTERYEQLRLSLHVDGLSNVSMDKWMDITDMGYVIASRYNVILVSLSRQQSFTFFPLRSRPPADSAAHRIICVGHVFTSHFVQVH